The Pirellulales bacterium DNA window TTGCATCTATTGCGGCATGTGCGAAGAAGCCTGCCCGGTGGATGCGATCGAGCTGACGAGCTTTTTGGACCTCACCGGCCGCAGCCGCGAGGAAATGATTTTCGACAAGGAAAAGCTGCTGAGCGTTTACGACAAAACCAAAGACAGGGAGCCAAGCCAATCGGTCCGCCTCGGCGTGCCGGTGCTGTGACGTTTCCCGTATGCCACTGGCTCTGCCAGTGTGTGTGAAACGACGTCGGCAAGAGCAGCACTGGCAGAGCCAGCGGCCCGCGGCGCGGAACGAACGGCGTTGGGATTCGCGGCCCGGTGAAAGTTTTTGCGTAGCCCAGGCCTTCAGGCCTGGGGATCGCGAGGAAACGAGAGAATGTTTTCAGCCCGCTTCAGCGGGCTTACCGACAGGCTGGCTTTAGCCGCCTGGAACTGCCGGTGGCTAAAGCCGCGGAAAAGATAAAGCCCCGTGAACGGAGCTGGCAACAGAATCGTTGATTCGCCTGTCGTCCCAGGCATGAATGCCTGGGCAAGGGAAAAACGGCCGTGCGGAAAAAGCGTTAGCGCGGGACGAACCGTGTGCCACTGGCTCTGCCAGTGAGTGTGCGGCAGCAATGGCAGAGCCAGTGGCACACGGAAGAAACTAGGAGCGAACGACTTTGAACCCGATCCAATGGACCGTCGCGATTGCGACGCTGCTGGTTGCGCTGGCGATGTGGCTTATGCTGCCGCGGGCCAGCGCCGGATTCGCCGGCCGGGCCATCGGCGCGGTGCTCGGCATCGTCGCGCTCGGGCTGTTCGCCTCGCTCTGCGTGCGGATTGGCGGCTGGCCGACACAGGTGCTGTTTTGGATTCTCGCAGGCGTGACGCTTATCGCCGCCGGCGCCGCGGTGACGCTCCGCAGCCCCGTCTATTGCGCCGTCTGGTTCGCGCTCTCGCTGTTGGGCACGGCCGGGCTGTTTCTGTTTCAAGGCGCGCAGTTTCTCGCCGCCGCGACGATCATCGTCTACGCCGGGGCGATCCTGGTCACGTTTCTGTTCGTGCTCATGCTGGCTCAATCCACCGGCCGGGCTTATTACGACCGCGTCTGCTGGGAGCCGCTGGTTTCAGCCGTGACCGGCGCAGTGCTCGTCGGCATTCTGACGATGGCGCTGGTGAACATCGATTTCAAATCGACGCCAATCCCCGACGACGCGGCCCTGCGGCAAAACATCCTGTCGCTCGACCACGTCGCCCATCTTGGCCAAGAACTGTTCAGCCGTTATCTCGTGGCCGTCGAAGTCGCCGGAACATTGCTCTTGGCCGCCCTGGTGGGCACGATCGCCATGGTCGGCCACGAGCGGCCGCCCACCGAAGAAGACCGCCGCCGCGAGCAAAAGCGCCAAAGCCCGCGCGAATCGTCGGGCAATGGCCGCGGTTCCCGGCCGCACGGCGCCGACCACAAGGAGCCGGTCCATGGATGAAGCGGCTTTGCTCTATCAATCGCTGCTCGTGGGAGCGCTGTTGTTCGGCATCGGCATGATCGGTTTCTTGAGCCGGCGGAACATGATCGTGATGTTCCTCGCCGCCGAGATGATGTTGCAAGGCGTGTCGGTGAGCCTCGTGGCCTGGGGCCGGTATCACGACGATTGGGGCGGCCAGATCGTGGTGATCTTTAGTCTCACCGTCGCCGCCTGCGAGGCAGCAATCGCCTTGGCTCTGGTGCTGATGCTCTACCATCGCAACGGCAAATTGGATGTCGACGCCTGGCACGACATCCGCGAGAGCAACCTGCCACCGTTTATCGACACGGAATTGCCCGAGGTGCGCACGCCGTCGCCGGTGTGGCCCCATTTGGTCCCCTCCGGCATCAAGCCCACGACCGACGAAGAAGACATTTCCCACCGCCACCATGTTTGACCTGCTTTCGCACGAAGCCCGAGCCCGCAGCGCCGGCGAGGACATACACAAATTGGCCCAAAGCAACGGCGAGCGCATGCAAACACAAACCCGAAGCGTTAGCGAGGACGGCCCCGCAACACCGCCGAGCACACTAGCCCGAAGCGTTAGCGAGGACGGCCCCGCAACACCGCTGAGCACACTAGCCCGAAGCGTTAGCGAGGACGGCCCCGCAACACCGCCGAGCGCACTAGCCCGAAGCGTTAGCGAGGACGGTCGATGCTCGCAGCGTCCATCGGCGGTTCATCCCTCGCTAACGCTTCGGGCTTGTGTTTCCCGAATTCAATCCCCGAATTGATCCATGACTGAAACGCTGTTGATTCTGATTCCGGCGTTGCCGCTTGCGGCGGCGGTGCTGACGGGTTGCCTCGGGCCGTGGCTGAAATCGCGCAGCCATTGGCCGGTGGTGATCGCGCTGGTGGTGGCGTTTCTCGCCAGCCTGATGCTATTGAAAGAGGTGAATTCCGACGCCGAATATTCCGCCCGCACCAATCCCGGCGCGATCGGATACGAAAAGACGTACACGCTTTGGACGTGGGCCAATGTGCATGACGCATATCCGGCGCAGGTTTCGCCCGGCTCGCCCGCCGCTC harbors:
- a CDS encoding NADH-quinone oxidoreductase subunit J produces the protein MNPIQWTVAIATLLVALAMWLMLPRASAGFAGRAIGAVLGIVALGLFASLCVRIGGWPTQVLFWILAGVTLIAAGAAVTLRSPVYCAVWFALSLLGTAGLFLFQGAQFLAAATIIVYAGAILVTFLFVLMLAQSTGRAYYDRVCWEPLVSAVTGAVLVGILTMALVNIDFKSTPIPDDAALRQNILSLDHVAHLGQELFSRYLVAVEVAGTLLLAALVGTIAMVGHERPPTEEDRRREQKRQSPRESSGNGRGSRPHGADHKEPVHG
- the nuoK gene encoding NADH-quinone oxidoreductase subunit NuoK: MDEAALLYQSLLVGALLFGIGMIGFLSRRNMIVMFLAAEMMLQGVSVSLVAWGRYHDDWGGQIVVIFSLTVAACEAAIALALVLMLYHRNGKLDVDAWHDIRESNLPPFIDTELPEVRTPSPVWPHLVPSGIKPTTDEEDISHRHHV